DNA from Brassica napus cultivar Da-Ae chromosome C4, Da-Ae, whole genome shotgun sequence:
AGAATCGAAAACGTGTGGCCGTTTCCGGATACATGCCGTAGAGGCCGCGTCGCCGGAGAGATCAGAGGCTCCTCCTCTAAGTTATGGTGTTTCACTGACAGTAAGAGACGGTGGGAGACTGAAGACGAGTCAGGAAAATGGAGACTTGATCTTGAAAGTATGCAGCTTCCCGTCACCGGAAGCTCGGTTTATGGAGGAAGTTTAGGAGGTGAAGCGGTGGTGATGATTGGCGGGGGGAGTGAGAGCGAAGGTAGAGGAACGATGATGAGGAAGACGTCGGAAAAATGGAGCCGTGTCCATGAGATTCCTTTTGGTTTCTCTACTCAACCATTCTCACATGCTTCAATCTATGTCTGAAAATTTTAATAGATATGATGAAACCACAAACTGCTTTTGATTAAAAGTGTTATTAAAGTACAACATTGTCTTTGTGATCTGGTCTGAAGATTCTAAAGATAACCATTGTACTTGTGATCTTGTCTGAAGGAAAAGAAttgtaaaatgttttttttgaattttgatgatCAGAGCAATTGCCAGTCATCTTCTCCATGTTCTTCCCCTGTATCTTCAACAAACTCGCAGCTGCTGTGGTGGCTGATCAAGCTGTGGGTTTGAGTCACGGTGAACAACGGAGCACCTTTTGATTCCTCAGCTAGTGTCGATGCTCGGAGACACAAGTCATCGAAGTCAGCTTTGTCGGGGCAATAGAATCCTAGAGCTAGTGATGGGTCAAGTGATTCCAAAGGAACGTAACGAAGCACACTGATGCAGAGTAAGGCACACTTAAGATTCTGAAGAGAACTGGTCAAGTGAATAGATAGATAGAATGATGAAAACTCACTTGCAATGATATGATGACGTGTCAACATCTAGAGTCTCCTTGTTCACTGTGACCACCTGCTGAACATCATGCGGATCAAGGTAGAAACCATTGTCGTCTTGAACGCCAACTATGTAAGTCGAAGCACCTGGCTTTCCACCCAAAACTCCAAGGCTTTGAGGGAAAGTAAACGTGGCTTTGAGAGATGGAATGTACCTGGGATTCACTCTGTCAAGACCGAGAACCAACGGGACCAAGAGCAGAAGCGGTGCCCACTCATCCTCTCCTCTCGAGAACTCCACACAAGACTTGATCACATCTTCTATACATAGAACTGGAGCACCACCTCTCTCCCCATCTTCGCTACCAGAAACTATATGAATAGCCATAGGAAGCGAATCACTTTGTTTCCTCTTCTTGCACGCTAACGACTCCCACGACCGGCAAATAGCATACGGTCCCACCCATGACCCAGCAGCGAGACCATAAGACTCTCCAACTTGTATAAGATTGTGAATAGAGAAAGCCGAAGCCTCTGAATCACCAAAAGGTTCCAGCGTCTCCAAGTACTCCTGCTCAGGCCGCACTGAACTAACCTCGGACTTGTTGTTCCTCCAAGACCTCCCCAGTCTATGGAACAGCAACGCCTGAGCAAAAAGCATCTGACTGCTCCGGATCATGCAACCCCAGTTTACATCGCTGGTGTAACTTGTGTCCTTGATAGGTTCAAAgcctgtaaaaaaaataaaacggtGAATATTCTGCAATAAACTTGGCTTGAGTTTGTAAGTTGAATATATAGTACAAACCTTTACGATATGTCATCAGTATTCTCGAAGAAAAATCTTGTTTCAATGCAGCCACTACGCTGCCATCATCTGTTTCTTCATCCTCGGATAATTTATAACAGACGCCTAGTAGCCAAAAGTCGCTTGTTGTGCTGGGAAGACCAATCCTGTTTGGTCCTAAAACACGGTCCTGGAACCTCTTGATCGCACCGCTCGCCATAGAGACTTTCTTTACAAGTGATGTCCAAGTAGCAGCGCAAAGTTGCTTACGCCCCGAAGTTGAAGACGACTCCCTATACGGTTGAGAAACTGAGGAAGAAGTCGACCACAAGGTACACTTATTATCACTATGTTCTGAATCTGATGAAACTAGAGGTGTTGGGGGTGATGGAGAACGTTGTTGAGGAACAAATCTATCAGTTAAAGCCTTCATTACCTAGACATGAAGCAACAGTTGCAACGTGTCCGTCTCATAGAAGCAAACGCTAAACCCTGAGGAACCTTATCTGAAACAAAGAAAGCATAAAAGACATCAACACACACTACAAGTAGAAGGAAAACAAAGATGAGCTATATAAGCTTCTAGAATCATGTCTTTAAAACATTCTTAATCCACATGTATATTAAGAGGGCTTAGGGGTTCATTAGAGACATAATAGGCATTCAAGTTCAACATGCATACCTTCCTAATTAAAGAAATTATTCAGAAAATCACAAAATACAGAATAAAGATTCAGACTTTTAAGTAATTGAAAACGATTCAtgtaataaaaacacaaattgaCAGAGCTAAATAGTAAACGATTTTGTCATCTAATCTAGGTTAGGAACTAACTCTTCACAACTCCGAATAATTAGCAGGAAGCAAAAGGATCATCACCTGAGAGATGGATGGATCAAACAACCACCAACGAGggtaagaagaaagagaagaagatcgGTTTCGTGTTGTGTCTTCTTGCTTCTGAGTCCCGTCGAAGATACCTTTACAACGGACAACTAAGGCGAACGTGTGTCTTGTCTCCTTTGGGACACAATCTGAGAATCTCTCTCTACTTCTTCCAAGCTCTGATTAGATTTTTTAATGACGcctttatttgatttataaattagctTTCACATAATCAGGGTTATCATTGTTACTCCAGGattataaataatcaaaaataaaaaataaagatttgcgattaatttattattattatttttttttttttttttatcatctatCCATCTAAGCTAGATCAAGTGGAGAACAGACGAGCCGATTCTCCTGAGAGCATCTCCATCTGTCCGGGTCTGATCTATATGGGAAAATAAGTAGCCTCTGGTCCTTGCATTCTTTGCTAACGCATCTGCCCGACCATTCCGACTCCGAGGAATATGAGACAGACTCACATCTTCAAAATCCTCATGTAGCCTCTGGAAAGCCTCGATCTCTGCCGTAAATGTTGGCCAATCCATCGGGTTTTCTGTCATATCCACTAAGTCCGAACAGTCCGTCTCGAACCGTATCGATGTTATCCTTCTGTTTCTCATACAAGAGGCTGCCCAAAGTAAACCTTCCATCTCAGCATGCAAAGCTGAGAGTCTCCTGTGACAAGCCCTTAATCCGAAGTATTCTGAGCCTATTTGGTCCTTAAGACTCCACCCTAAGCCACTAACACTGCCATTACTGATCCATGATGCATCAATTTGACATGTAGGGATTCCGGAGATCCAAGGGGGCACTGTCTCAATCTCTGTAGTAGGGGAATCGTCCTGATCCTCATTTGCTTCCTCCTTTTCATTTGCTTTTCTCCAACATTCTGCCTCAAGAGACGCGTGTTGGAGAATATCGATTGGGGATACGTCCTTCCCATTAAAAAGTTTGTCGTTTCTCGCGTTCCAAATGTACCAACAAATCCATGGGAAGGTATCGAATTGTGGTCTCAAAGGAGCCACCTCTTTTCTCTTCCAAAATAGGAAGTTCATGTTTTGATATATGGATATACTCGGGAAGTAACCcggaagggacggatagtccgATAAAGCCCAAACCTGAAGGGCGGGGGGCattcaaaaagaagatgattaatCGACTCCACTGGACCAGCACATCTAGGACAACTCCTATCGGTGCCCATGTGTCTATACATGAGCCTTTCTGCCGTCGCCACACAGCCCGAGATAGCTTGCCACAAAAAATGCTTCATCTTACTCGGGGCCTTTATCTTCCACACATGGCTTTGTAGGCCTGTGATACTTGGTTCTATAACTCCTTGTGAAAGATTCAACTTGGTCGATCGGAGTAGGTCATATCCGGTTTTAACAGAATAAACTCCTGATTTTGTGTGGTTCCAAACATATCCATCCGGAGCCCGAGAGCAAGAGGGTTTCAGCCCAAGTATCAAAGGGATATCATCTGGGTGAAAAAACCCCCGTAAAAACTGTGTATCCCACTCCTTGGTATCATTCCTAATAAAGGACTGAACAAGGAGTTGGGGTAGTCGGTATACAATATGGTCAGCAGGTCTAGGTGGTCGAGCCACTTCATCTGGAACCCAAGACTCACTCCAAACCCTCGTATCTTGTCCCGTTCCAATTGTCTTCCGTAGACCCAGTATGAGTAGAGGTCTTGCTGCCATAATACTACGCCATCCATATGATGGTGAGTATGTACGCCGATCTTCTAATGGAGAAGTGTGATTATAGTATCTCCCTTTTAGAACACGTGCTAGTAAAGAGTTCGGATAATGAATTAGTCTCCACAATTGTTTTGCAAGAAGCGCTATATTGAAATCATGAAGATCTCGAAATCCTAACCCCCCCTGAATCTTTGGGGGTACAGATCTCGTCCCATGCTATCCAATGTAAACCTCTGCTGCTTTGTTTTGAGCTCCACCAAAAATTAGACGTAGTACTCCTTAATTTATCGGTAATGCCTTGTGGGAGCAAGTAACACGACATCACAAATGTTAGAACTGCTTGAGCCACAGATTTGACTTGAACTTCTTTTCCTCCTTTAGAAAGGAGTCTTGATGACCACGTGTTGACTCGTCCATTGAACCGATCTTGTACAAATGAGAACACTTTCATCTTCGAACCACCGATTTGTTCTGGTATTCCAAGATACATCCCCATCCCGCCTTCTGATGAAAAACCTAAGGCAGCTTTTATGTCTTGCTTCCGAGAATACTCCACTTGATTTCCGAAAAACATCAATGATTTTGAAGCATTTAGTCGTTGTCTTGATGCCTTTCCATATATGTCTAGAATGTCCATGATCTCCTTGCATTAGCTTAattccgccttacagaagaagaGACTGTCGTCGGCAAAAAGAAGATGAGAGATCCTTGGGCTAGCCCTAGCAACACGAAGACCCATAATCTTCTTCTCTGCTTCCGCTCCTTTTAGAAGTGAGATCAATGCCTCCGTACACATGATAAACAAAAAGGGTGAGAGGGGGTCTCCTTGTCTTAACCCTCTCTTGGGTAGAATTCGCCCTCTCGGTTGcccattaatttatttttgtataaatcctagaaaataattataatatagttTTGCTATTTTAAGGTTTCCCGTGAATAATACAGTTGCCCaattgcaaaaaaataaataaaataagggATTAGCATCAAATATAAATGTGATTACGACAGCGAGTTATGTAATTATCCAACACATAACGCAACAATATTGCTactgaatctctctctctacttcttcaagctcttatgatgcctttatttaatttataaattagttttcacaTAATCAGGGTTATCATTGTTACTCGAGgattatataattaatcaaaataaaaacttatgattatcatagaaaaataattataatatagttTTGCCAATTTTGGGTTTCCTAATTCTTGGGAATAATACAGTTGCACAATTGCTATAGCAATAATTATAATTAGCAGCACATAAATGTGGTGATTACGACACCGCAACAATATTGCTACTAGATTGGGCTTTTAAAAAGGCCCATAAAAGCCCAAGACGAGCGTGGTCAACGGTCTTGTTTCTCAATTACTGAAATTTACAGTTTTTACCATTTACAGAAGATACGCAATCATCAAAGTTGGTagtaaatagttaaaaaaaaagaactgccGCTCATTCTCTTCCTTCGTTCGTCTTCTTCTTACTCTCTCAGATCCGCCATCGttacttcctcttcttcttctttcttcatcttcaacaaCCACCACCACAATTAACTTAGTCAGAGTTTCGAAATTTCGAATCTTTCATCGTAATCTTTGCTCCTGGTTGTTCGATTCAGTTGATAGATAGTTAGAAGTTCAAATCTTGGCGTTACTCGAAATCTCTGGACATGCCTGCCTCGAAGAAGGTTGGCTTGTTTGAAAAGAATCTGCTTTTCTTAATGTAATCTTCATGTAAGTCTATTTTCATAAATGTTTGAAATTTTGGAGATGTTTTTGCTCAGATTTCCGACAGGAACCACATAGGACAAGTGTTCAACAAGTTGCTGAAGCAGATTGGAGAAGCAGAAGAGGAGTTCGAGTTGCCTGATTGGTTGAACAAAGGGAAACCAACTCCTTACATCTTCATCAAGCGCAGTATCCTTTCTCAagtcttttgaaaaattcaattttggtttgtgatttgAATTGTTGTACTCTTTAGCTAGTTTAAAAGATACATACTTGACGAAGAAAATCAAGAAGAGGGTTGAGGATGATGGAATATTCTGTTCTTGTTCCTTGTCCCctgactcttcttcttcaaccgtGTGTGGTAGTAACTGCCATTGTGGGTATGTATGCTTCAGTAACTTTCTTGAACTATGTAAAGAGCATTTACACCATTTTTATGTATATTCAATCTTTGTGTTAGGATGCTGTTCTCGAGCTGTTCTTCCAGTTGCAAGTGTGGGATTGAGTGTAACAATAAGCCGTTCCAGCACCGGTATGTCAAGAAGTTGAAGTTGATTCAGGTAAATGTATGAATATCTTCCTTAGGATTAAAggctttgttgttgttggtttGTTAATATCATTTGTTTCTTGTAGACTGATAAATGCGGATCAGGGATTGTAGCAGAAGAAGAGATTCAACAAGGAGAGTTTATCATTGAATACGTAGGAGAAGGTAAATGTTGTGATGACTCTTTGATGTTTTTGTCTCTCTGATGAATTTATTGGAACCTGTTTTATTGATGTTGTCTTCTCATTCTTCAAACCTTTGGGTGGATATAGTTATAGATGATAAGACTTGTGAAGAGAGGCTTTGGAAGATGAAACACCGTGGAGAGACGAATTTCTATCTGTGTGAGATAAACAGAGACATGGTGATTGATGCCACTCATAAGGGAAACAAGTCGAGATACATCAATCATAGTTGCTGCCCCAATACGCAGATGCAGAAATGGTTTATTTCTTGTCACCTTCATTGCTTATGTATGTTTGAGCAAAGTCATAACTTGGTTGTTCTTTTGCTTGCTATTAGGATCATTGATGGCGAGACAAGAATCGGCATATTTGCAACCTGTGACATAAAGAAGGGAGAGCATCTGACTTATGACTATCAGTAAGATCATAGCTTATGTTTTCTCTAGTTGATTGAATGAagttaatttcataattttcaaGTTTGTATAACTTGTTGAGTTGTTAACTTGTGATACTAATGAGACTAGAGCAGGTTTGTTCAGTTTGGTGCAGATCAAGACTGCCATTGTGGAG
Protein-coding regions in this window:
- the LOC106396699 gene encoding cysteine protease ATG4a-like isoform X1, with protein sequence MKALTDRFVPQQRSPSPPTPLVSSDSEHSDNKCTLWSTSSSVSQPYRESSSTSGRKQLCAATWTSLVKKVSMASGAIKRFQDRVLGPNRIGLPSTTSDFWLLGVCYKLSEDEETDDGSVVAALKQDFSSRILMTYRKGFEPIKDTSYTSDVNWGCMIRSSQMLFAQALLFHRLGRSWRNNKSEVSSVRPEQEYLETLEPFGDSEASAFSIHNLIQVGESYGLAAGSWVGPYAICRSWESLACKKRKQSDSLPMAIHIVSGSEDGERGGAPVLCIEDVIKSCVEFSRGEDEWAPLLLLVPLVLGLDRVNPRYIPSLKATFTFPQSLGVLGGKPGASTYIVGVQDDNGFYLDPHDVQQVVTVNKETLDVDTSSYHCNVLRYVPLESLDPSLALGFYCPDKADFDDLCLRASTLAEESKGAPLFTVTQTHSLISHHSSCEFVEDTGEEHGEDDWQLL
- the LOC106396699 gene encoding cysteine protease ATG4a-like isoform X2, with the translated sequence MASGAIKRFQDRVLGPNRIGLPSTTSDFWLLGVCYKLSEDEETDDGSVVAALKQDFSSRILMTYRKGFEPIKDTSYTSDVNWGCMIRSSQMLFAQALLFHRLGRSWRNNKSEVSSVRPEQEYLETLEPFGDSEASAFSIHNLIQVGESYGLAAGSWVGPYAICRSWESLACKKRKQSDSLPMAIHIVSGSEDGERGGAPVLCIEDVIKSCVEFSRGEDEWAPLLLLVPLVLGLDRVNPRYIPSLKATFTFPQSLGVLGGKPGASTYIVGVQDDNGFYLDPHDVQQVVTVNKETLDVDTSSYHCNVLRYVPLESLDPSLALGFYCPDKADFDDLCLRASTLAEESKGAPLFTVTQTHSLISHHSSCEFVEDTGEEHGEDDWQLL
- the LOC106390385 gene encoding histone-lysine N-methyltransferase ASHH3-like isoform X1; amino-acid sequence: MPASKKISDRNHIGQVFNKLLKQIGEAEEEFELPDWLNKGKPTPYIFIKRNTYLTKKIKKRVEDDGIFCSCSLSPDSSSSTVCGSNCHCGMLFSSCSSSCKCGIECNNKPFQHRYVKKLKLIQTDKCGSGIVAEEEIQQGEFIIEYVGEVIDDKTCEERLWKMKHRGETNFYLCEINRDMVIDATHKGNKSRYINHSCCPNTQMQKWIIDGETRIGIFATCDIKKGEHLTYDYQFVQFGADQDCHCGATGCRRKLGVKPKPKLPSDEALKVVVSEVAQTLPEVHQNGAIHEHDEGKPWNKLKQEQPCPHNCIGLVLRLSRTRSDRCFCIIRNFDAVTRKHAVMFEDGATEFIDMSKEEDWEILSD
- the LOC106390385 gene encoding histone-lysine N-methyltransferase ASHH3-like isoform X2, which gives rise to MPASKKISDRNHIGQVFNKLLKQIGEAEEEFELPDWLNKGKPTPYIFIKRNTYLTKKIKKRVEDDGIFCSCSLSPDSSSSTVCGSNCHCGMLFSSCSSSCKCGIECNNKPFQHRYVKKLKLIQTDKCGSGIVAEEEIQQGEFIIEYVGEDDKTCEERLWKMKHRGETNFYLCEINRDMVIDATHKGNKSRYINHSCCPNTQMQKWIIDGETRIGIFATCDIKKGEHLTYDYQFVQFGADQDCHCGATGCRRKLGVKPKPKLPSDEALKVVVSEVAQTLPEVHQNGAIHEHDEGKPWNKLKQEQPCPHNCIGLVLRLSRTRSDRCFCIIRNFDAVTRKHAVMFEDGATEFIDMSKEEDWEILSD